Proteins from one Candidatus Marinimicrobia bacterium CG08_land_8_20_14_0_20_45_22 genomic window:
- a CDS encoding endonuclease, with translation MNRMKIILGLFGLLFLAGCEDLVTKFESEEKGFLYKTHHSINPPTSADTLKVMTWNIRFGARRLDWFGDSCGDRVILSDDEVLLGLAGIADKIEELQPDILFIEEIDVDSKRTGYIDQMQWLLDNTYFNYGAYTSMWQAQYVPSDGIGRINTGNAILSRWNITDVKRIQLALRGDQDALTKYFYLRRNMLIAKIAVPNLNNFFGACIHAEAFSTDDTKKKHVEQCLEELTKITNNGGLFILGGDFNLLPPGSDSTDFCDEDGCSDEHFHGKNDDPFHKEGSNYTPEITWLQPMYDNFFCAVPLTEFQSDQLHHFTHTTNHSDGFWNRTLDYLFSNVNFIAGSDSTHQEAIPLSDHCPVTAKWKVPK, from the coding sequence ATGAACCGCATGAAGATAATTCTTGGATTATTTGGATTGTTGTTCCTCGCAGGATGCGAAGACCTGGTCACGAAATTCGAGTCGGAAGAGAAAGGATTTCTCTATAAGACCCACCATTCCATCAATCCGCCAACGTCTGCTGATACACTTAAAGTAATGACATGGAACATCCGATTCGGCGCGCGCAGACTTGATTGGTTTGGCGACTCTTGCGGCGACCGAGTTATTTTGTCCGATGACGAAGTACTTCTCGGATTAGCGGGAATCGCCGATAAAATTGAGGAACTTCAGCCTGACATTTTATTCATCGAAGAAATTGACGTCGATTCCAAACGCACCGGATACATCGATCAGATGCAATGGCTTTTAGACAACACTTACTTCAATTACGGCGCATACACTTCGATGTGGCAAGCGCAGTATGTTCCTTCCGACGGTATAGGAAGAATCAACACCGGCAATGCGATTTTATCCAGATGGAATATTACCGACGTGAAACGGATTCAATTGGCGTTGCGCGGCGATCAGGATGCGCTGACGAAATACTTTTATCTGCGCCGAAATATGTTGATTGCAAAAATCGCCGTTCCCAATCTAAACAACTTCTTCGGTGCTTGCATCCACGCAGAAGCGTTTTCTACCGACGATACCAAGAAGAAACACGTCGAACAATGCCTTGAAGAACTGACGAAAATTACCAACAACGGCGGATTATTCATCCTTGGCGGCGATTTTAACCTTCTTCCTCCCGGTTCAGATTCGACGGACTTTTGTGATGAAGACGGATGCTCCGATGAACATTTTCACGGGAAAAATGATGATCCGTTCCACAAAGAAGGCAGTAATTACACACCAGAAATCACCTGGCTACAACCGATGTATGACAACTTCTTCTGCGCAGTTCCGCTTACCGAGTTCCAGTCCGATCAACTTCACCATTTCACCCACACGACGAACCATTCGGATGGTTTTTGGAATCGAACATTAGACTATCTCTTCTCCAACGTCAATTTTATCGCCGGTTCCGATTCGACGCATCAGGAAGCAATCCCGCTCTCTGATCACTGTCCGGTCACTGCAAAATGGAAGGTGCCGAAGTGA